One Parashewanella spongiae genomic window, CTGAGCCGTCAGAGTGTGAGCCTTTTGCCGAAAAAACCTGCTTAAGAGCAATTGAATTATGACCAATAATATGACTAATTATTTTTATCTTGCAGTCAGTATGAACACCTAAATAATGAGACGTTATTTTTCGCATTAAATTTTTACCATCAGGTTCTCTAAAATCATCGGGAGCATTTAAGAGGAAGGTCGAGTGGAACAGTCAAAATTACTCTAACCTGCCCCCTTGTTAGTATAGAAATTATGCTATATGAAAGCATTAGGGATGTCGCAGTTCAAATAATACCACTTTAAATTTCAACGCTTAATTTGTCATACCTGCGAACGCAGGTATCCAGCGACTTGTGCCCAAATTAACCAAAGACTCTGGACTCCTGCGTTCGCAGTAGTGACGATAAAATTGGTATACATTCTTCCGCCACGTCCCTTATGGAATAATTAAAATTCACATATCGAGTATATCTTTATTGATTCTTCCACAGCTCTTTATTAGGTCTTAGCAATTAACTCTCCCACTCCATCCCAAAAATCTTCAACTAGTTGAAGAAATTCATACACACCTAATTCAAACTCTTGTCGATACTTGTATTCATCCGAATCAACATATGGTGCAACGGCATTGAATATGCTATTGCTATGACCTACTTCAAGATTAATATGCAACTGCCAAAAATGCCGAACCGATTCATCATAACCCTGATTAATTAAACCGTCATTGAGCTTGCCGACCATTATAGTTGACATGGTTTCGTCAGCATAGAGTGCCCCTAAACTGCAAATAATCGGTGAGTCCGTGTAGAGTTTACGAATACCTTGATTAAGTCTGAGCGTGACATCTAGGGGCTTATAGTTTTCAATGTTTTCATAACTAATATCAATGTCTTCCATAAATTGTCTATACAGTGTGGAGTGAGTTGGATCACGACCCACTTCGTCTGTAACGTTAAATGAAATCTCTCGTAATATTCGCTCATCGGTAGTGTTGTTTGCCATGCCCGCAATATAGAAAGGTAAATAACGGAAGAAATAAAAGCATTCACAATACAGTCTCCTCTCTTGCGATTTTGTCAGCATATGGGTGCGGTAATGGTTAAGAAAAGGATGTTCAACTGCTCTGTTTTTGGCTATTTGGGCAAGAATATTATCCAAATAACTTTTGGTACTCAGTGCAATCTCTTTACGTTGTCGAATTCCTATTCCAGCTTTGTCAAATTTTTTTAATATATCATTCATAAAATACCCATTTAAGTCCAGTAAAAGGGGCTGCAACGCCACAACACAAAAACTCGTTTATGACGATTCAGCCCTTATTTTTGAATTGCCGCATTGACACTTTCGTCGTCCCACCAACGATCATCACCTTCTATGTCTTTTGTTAAGTCAGCATTACTCGCCCATGTCATATTAAGCATTATGCGGGTCATATCCTGTTGTAATGGAATGGTGCGGTGTAAGGTACTATCTGCTTTCAGAAAGTACACATCTCCTGAGCCAAAATAATAGGTATTAATAGGGTTCTCACAGAGGTAGTTAAAAATTCGTGGCTTTTGCTTATTCCAGCTCGTGTGCGGCACACACTGCAACAACCCTCCAACTTCAATTGCCGGTGCTTGTAACACCCAAATAAGTGCATACCGAAAATCGCCCCAATGCCAACCATGGGTGTCACCAGCCTTTTCATGCCGAGAAATCAAAAACTCTTCATCTTTTTTCGGACAATGACACAAGGTTTCTCCCGCGATATCCTCAAGCATAGGTCGAAGCGCATCATTGAAATACAGAAAGGGAATACGATCGCCATGATTAGCAATGTTTTCACTGGTGACTACAGACATTGAACGTGGACTAAAATCGGTTGTTGCCAAGTGTAAATCCCGTCGTTCAGCAAAATTACTCAATAACTCTTTGGCTTCATTGAGAACTAGACTACACAATGACTCAGAAATTAATTCCGTAACTTTAACAACGCCATAACGACTAAAATGATGAGAAAAATCGCGCAGTTCTTTCTTATTTACATTTATGTAAACTTCAGCATTTTTATTCATAATATAGTACCTACCGTATTAGGACTAGCTAACCGGAACATCAGTCAGTCCTTTCTGACTAATAGTAACAACTAAGATATCTCTGTAACCTAGTTCGTCATTGAGGTGCATGACAGGCGTTGTGTAGTGATAAAGCACATTGTCTTTTACTAACACAATTTCACCTTCCAGTAATATTTTTTTAAAAACTTGTTTTGAATCATCCTGTTTGCCTACATACAAACTCGTTATACCCCCAACAATGTTATGTCGGGCAATACAGCAAAGCAGCACATATTCATAACCATCTTGATGTTTCCCCTCAGGTACAGTAATCGATTCTTGTCCTTTCATTGTGAGGGCTCTATGTTGGTGAAGGGTGTAAACAGCACTCGACGGAGAGTGAGTTATACCGGCAGCTAACTTTAGTAAATCCGAACAGGCTGAGTGAGATGTTAGACATTCATTAATGGGTGGGTAATCACGCACTATATTCCCTGCCACCGAATTGAAGTACTGCGTTTGAATATAGCCTTGATGTGGCAATATCGTCACCTTGTCATCAATGACAGTGAATCGACTAA contains:
- a CDS encoding iron-containing redox enzyme family protein, which translates into the protein MNDILKKFDKAGIGIRQRKEIALSTKSYLDNILAQIAKNRAVEHPFLNHYRTHMLTKSQERRLYCECFYFFRYLPFYIAGMANNTTDERILREISFNVTDEVGRDPTHSTLYRQFMEDIDISYENIENYKPLDVTLRLNQGIRKLYTDSPIICSLGALYADETMSTIMVGKLNDGLINQGYDESVRHFWQLHINLEVGHSNSIFNAVAPYVDSDEYKYRQEFELGVYEFLQLVEDFWDGVGELIAKT
- a CDS encoding HalD/BesD family halogenase → MNKNAEVYINVNKKELRDFSHHFSRYGVVKVTELISESLCSLVLNEAKELLSNFAERRDLHLATTDFSPRSMSVVTSENIANHGDRIPFLYFNDALRPMLEDIAGETLCHCPKKDEEFLISRHEKAGDTHGWHWGDFRYALIWVLQAPAIEVGGLLQCVPHTSWNKQKPRIFNYLCENPINTYYFGSGDVYFLKADSTLHRTIPLQQDMTRIMLNMTWASNADLTKDIEGDDRWWDDESVNAAIQK
- a CDS encoding 2OG-Fe dioxygenase family protein, translated to MQENFTLIKNQALLKLTPYFDNMARDIYYPGDRFKAISRFTVIDDKVTILPHQGYIQTQYFNSVAGNIVRDYPPINECLTSHSACSDLLKLAAGITHSPSSAVYTLHQHRALTMKGQESITVPEGKHQDGYEYVLLCCIARHNIVGGITSLYVGKQDDSKQVFKKILLEGEIVLVKDNVLYHYTTPVMHLNDELGYRDILVVTISQKGLTDVPVS